GCTTGACGAGACTGTGGAGTACGCCAAGAGGCTGGCGGCATCGGAGTTCTGCCACTTCGTCCAGTACACAGGATCGCGGAGGTACATCCACGTGGCTAAGATCTGCAGACAAGGCGCCAGGTGGTCCGACGTGAAGCGCTACCTCACCGCCGCGGAGGGCCGGGAGGTCTCAGACCCCGAGGTAACCAAGTTGCTCACCAACCTGGTGAACTACGGCTTCTTGGAGAAAAGAGGCGATTTATACATAGTGGCGGACCCCGCCCTCAGGCTGGCCCTGGGGGACCTGCGTTGCTAGCGCTCCCCCTTTAAGATGTGCTGGAGGTGGCTAAGCAACTCCATGGGCACCACGATCTTCGTCGACGGGGAGGAGGCCATGTTCTTAAGCGCCTCTAGGTACTGGAGCAACAGGGCGTTCGGCCCCAGCTTAGAGGCGGCTTCGTTAAGTAGCTCAAGCGCCTTCGCCTGGCCCTCTGCTCTGAGGATAGCCGCCTGGCGCTCCCCCTCCGCCTGGAGGATGGCGGACTGCTTCTGACCCTCCGCCCTTAGAATAGCCGCCTGCTTCTCGCCGTCTGCCTGGGCGATCATAGCCCTCCTCTCCCTCTCCGCGGCTATCTGCTTCACCATCGCCGACTGCACCGTCGACGGCGGGATGATCTCCCTAATCTCCACCGCAGTCACCTTCACCCCCCACCTCGCCGTGACCTCGTCCAGCTTCGCCCTGAGCACGGAGTTGATGTACTCCCTCTTGGCGAGGACCTCGTCCAGCTCTATGTCGCCCACCACGGCTCTAAGCGTCGTCGTGGCTATCCCCACGGCCGCCTGCTTAAAATTCTGCACCTGTGTGATAACCTTCTCCGGGTCCACCACCTTTAGGTATATGAGGAGGTCGATGTCCACCGGCGCGTTGTCCTTAGTGATGCACGTCTGCTTCGTCACGTCGATGACCTGCTCCCTGAGGTCCACGGGGTAGGCCTGGTCGACGACGGGGATGAGGAACACCAGCCCGGGCCCCCTCAGCCCGACGAGGCGCCCGAGGCGGAAGACCACCAGCCTCATAAACTCCGGCACCACGCGTATGGAGGTGGCGACGACGGCGATCACGACGACGGCAATCAACAGAGCCGCGATGCCCCAGACAATCTCCGCCTGCAGTAGCATATTGAGCTATTTCACCACTTTTTTAACTTTGAGGGTGAGGCCCTCCACCTCCACCACAACCACCTCCGCCCCCCTCTCCACGGCCTCGTCAGACACCGCCGTCCACTCCTCCCCGGCCACGTACACAACCCCCGGCTGCCCCGGCCCTATCTCCGTCTTGGCCACCCCCCTCGCCCCCATCAGCTGGCTACGGTAGTCCAGAGGCCGCCTCTTCAAAGCCTGCCTCACCTTGTACCCCACGTACGCCACAGCCACAGCCCCAACCGCCGCTAGGCCCGCCGAGGCGTATGAAGCCCCCTGGGACTGGTAGTAGGGCTGGCCGCTCCCCGCGAAGTACAGCGAAAGGGCAAAGAGGGCCAGGCCCGAGGCGGCCAGGGCCCCGTGGCCGGCCACCATCTCCCCCACGATAAGCGCCGCGCCGGCCATGGCGAGGAGAAGGGAGAGGAGGTCGGCCCCCAGCTGGCCCACGAGGTAGAGGGCAAGGGCGAGAAGAACGCCGCCCACGACGCCCACCCCCTGGAACCCCGCGGCCACCAGCTCGTAGCCGATGAGCACGACACCCAGCAGGATCATAAGCGAGATGAGGGCCGGGTCCGACAGGGCGTTGAGCAACCTCGCCAGCGGGTCCCGCCTGTACACAGCCGCGAAGCTCCAGCCCTCTGGAGGCGGAGGCTCGGCGATGCCGAGCTTCACGGCCTCCGCGCCGGTGAGCACCCTGTTCTGCCTAACAAAAGACTCGGCGACGTCGACGCGGGAGTCGTTCCACTTGGCGGAGGCCAGGGACCTCATCCTAGCCGCGGCGTAGTTCACCACCTTTGGGTCCGGGGGCCTGGGCTCCGCCGCGCCTATCTCGGCCGTCGGCGCCATGTAGATGCGCCTCGCCGCCATGGCTATGAAGGCGCCCGCCGACACCGCCTTGGCCCCCTCCGGCACGTAGGCGTACACCGGCACCCCGGCGTTTAGAAACATCTCCACGATCTGGTCCATGGGGCCGAGGAACCCCCCGTAGGTGTCCAGCACCACCACGAGAGGCACCCCCAGCCTCTCCGCCTCAGCCAGCGCAGACCTAGCCAGCGACGCCGCCGTGCCGTCCACAGTCCCGTCGAGGTAGAGGGCCACCGCCGCCCCCCCGGCCGCCGCGTGCGCCGCGAGGAGGAGAAGCAACCCCAGCCACCTGCCCACGCCCCCATCAACAAACAGTTTTAAAAATTGAGGCGCCCAGCACCCCGTGGCCAAGGAGGCGAAGCAGGCCATCAGGGAGAGGATATGGAGGCTAATGGAGGAGAGAGGCGTCGCCGCCTTCCCCCGCCCCGTCTACGGCAGAATCCCCAACTTCAAAGGCGCGGAAAGGGCCTGCCAGAACCTAGCCCACCTAGACATATTCGCCAAGGCCGCCGTGGTTAAGATAAACCCCGACGCCCCCCAGAGGCCCTGCCGCGAGGCGGCGATGCACGCCGGCAAGAAGGTGGTGATGCCCACACCCCGCATCCGCGAGGGCCTCCTCCTCCTAGACCCAGCCCAGATCCCCAAAGCCGCGTACAGAGAGGCATCCACCATCGCCGGCGCCTTTAAATGGGGCAGGCCCGTCAAGCCCTGGGACCTCCCACCGGTGGACCTCGTGGTGATAGGCTCAGTAGCCGTAAACCCCAGAGACGGGAGGAGGCTCGGAACCTTTGCATATAATCTCGCCGGACCCAGAAGTGGACCAATAGCCTAAGGCCTCCACTTTACTCCAAGCGTACAGGTTCCCAATTACATGACTCTGACAAAGCGCTCTGTTAGTAAGGATTTTGGTTTGTATTTCTTCGCCTAAAGATCTAAGTAGGTAATAATCGCCGATGGAAAGATTTCCGTCTTCTAAAACGACTATTCATAAATTTAAAAATATTACATTGTATATGGGCAATTTAGGTATAGATGGCCTATGGCATAAGGGCGCGATCAATTGTGCTGAAGAGTGGAGAAGCTACCTTAGTGAATCCTGCGATGATCTCATTACAAAGCTAAGGCAAGCCCTAATGCAGGTTCCTAGAGTTATCAGCCGGGGAAAAAGAATCTTGTTTGATTATGGCGATGTAAAGATATCTACAGATGGAAAGGTCACTATACTAAAAGTAAAAGGTCAGAATGAGTTAGCAACAAAGCTTAAGAAATTAAAAGGTACTGCAAATATCTCCTCGGATTTCAAATATTCATACCTGCTTGGATGGCTTGCTTCAGATGCCTATATTGAGGATATTTATGTCAAAGTCGGCACTACGCAATCTTGGCAATTATCAAAATTAACTAAATTATTCAATCTAGTAAATATTAGAATAAAAGGCTTTAGCCTCACTAAAAAGGGACTGAAACCAATTGTAGAGATATACTGGCGCCTTGACACAAGCTGGTGGAGTGCCACAGTACGGGAAGCGGTATCAGCTCTAAATTCAAATCCACTAATACAAAGGGCTATTAGTGCTATAAACAGCAGGATAGATGTGAACAACTTTCTCTCTGATTGGAATAGAAGAGCTAGAAGATATGTTTCAGCCTCACTACTTAACAAAAGCGAAAGAGATTTCGGCGCCTTCATGTTGGGATTAATAGAAGGCGACGGCCACGTAAATGAAAAATACAGTTACGTCTCTATTACCATTGGCGATGAAAAATTAGCAATAATACTAGTAGCGCTTATGTGGAAATTCGGGTTCACCCCAAGAATATATAGACGTAGAAGATACTACTTGCTTAATATCTATAAACGACAACTTCGCAAACTCGTGACAATCATACCCCCAGAATTGCTTACAGATTCACCTAAAGCTGAAAAATTAGTAAAAATCGGAAGCTTTAAATGGAGCTTCTCTGTGAGAAAAACCAGCACTTCAATAAACGTGATTACATCGCCTAAAAACCAATTCCAAACTTATCTAACTATTGAAAAGCTAAAAGAAATAGGCCTAACAGAAAAAATACACTTTACATTTGCAGTGCCATCCCCCCACAAGAGCGGACGTGTTACTATAAAACACGAAGGATTAAGATACCTAGCATATCTAGCATACCGAAAAAATAACAAAAAAGCACAGAACTTATTAATATATTTAAAAGAACAAGCACATAAAACTTCTGCTTACCACGCCATAAACAAAATAATTGAAGAGGGACAGCGGTATTCATCAAGAGACCTACCCGAGGACATTACAGCCGAAGCGCTGATAGATGGGAATAAGTTGCGCATCAATATAAAGCCTCATAACCTCACCATCACGTTCAGAATAGAGAGAAAAAACACTATCGTTGGAGAGGCGCCAGCCAGAAAGGCAGTGGAAGAGAGGAAACACATCTTAGAAAAGCTACTAGGTAGAGACGTACCAATTAAGCAACATTCCTTTAAGCTAAGCGGCGGTGATTTCCGGAGGCTACTTGAATACAAACAACTCTTCGACACAATGTATAAGTGGTACATAAACACCCCTTTTTTCCACACATGAACACGGCTACGCCGAGCTCGAGTGGGGCATCCTCTCAGTCCTGGGGAAGGTAGGCGAGGACACGCCGGTGGCCACCACGGTACACGACGTGCAACTCGTTGACGACGAAATCCCCCACGAGTCCTTCGACCTTCCGGTAGACGTCGTGGCTACCCCAACCCGCGTTATACACACCAAGAGAGTAGACAAGAAGCCCCACGGAATCCTCTGGCAGTACGTCACAGACAAGATGCTCACAGAAATCCCACTGCTCGCCGAGCTAAAAGAAAAACTCGCAACAAGCCGCACATCCTGAGGCCGCCTCTACGCACGCCACAGCGCCAGACATCACGCCGCGCCCGCAGAGCCACACAAAAATATATTTAGCAACTCAGACAGAGACGTGGCCGTCACCATATCTCCCCCCGTGGCCGAGGTGCTGAAAAAAGCGGCAGGAGACAAAGACCTGGAGGAGTTTCTACTCACACTAGTGGCAGAGCGGCTCGACCCACCTGAGCGCATCGAGGCTTACCTCAAGCTTCATGAGAAGTTTTTGAGGGAGGCTGAGGAGCTGTATCAAAAGGGCGACTTGCTTCATGCTGGGGAGAAGTACTGGGGAGCCGTCGCCGCCCTCCTAAACGCAATAGCGGAGAAGCGGGGCTGGGAACACTACAGCCACCGGGACTACGCAGTCGCCATAAACCGGCTATACAGAGAGACAAGGAATAGGGAGTTGGTAGTGGGCTTCAGCCTGGCGGAGAGGCTCCACGCAAACTACTACCACAACTTCATGCAAAAAGAAGAATTTGAGCTACACAGAGAAGCCGTGTTGAGGCTTGTGGAGAAGCTGAAGAAATTCTTATAAAACGCCGCCGAGATCGACGGCGCGGTTAATTTTAAATATGGATACAAGAGATACCACATGTATATAGACTTGACGATGGAGCTGGGCCCCGACACGCCTGTCTTCCCCGGCTACCCCAAGCCTGCTTTCATCCAGTGGTCCAAGATAGACCTCCACGGCTACTACTCCCGCGTGATGTACACGCCAGAGCACTCAGCCACACACGTCGACTCCCCCGCCCACTTCGTGCCGGGGGCGAGGACTGTGGACCAGATACCCCCCGAGAAGTTCATCGGCACCTTCGTCGCACTCGACTTCTCCGACCTGCCCCCCAGAGGCCAGATAACGCTGAGGGCATTCGAGGCCAGGCTCCCCCGGGGCGCCGACCTCGGCCCCGGCGCCGTGGTCCTCCTCCGGACGGGATACGACGCCTACGCCGGGACAGACCGCTGGCTGGAGCACCCCGACATCTCGCCAGAGCTGGCTGAGCACCTAGCCAAGCTGGGCATAAACGCCGTGGGCACCGACGCCCCCTCCCCCGACCACGCCCCCTTCGAAATACACAAAATACTCCTCGCGAGGGAGGTTTTGATATACGAAAACCTCACAAACCTCGCCGCCGTCGTCGGCAAGAGAGGCCGCTTCTACGGCCTACCCCTCAAGCTGGCGCAGGGAAGCGGAGCCCCCGTGAGGGCAATCGCGGAGATAACGCCGGCTTAACCCGGGCGATTTAGAGGCCGCCCGCCTCTGCGGCCTGCGCGAGGACTCCAGCCGCGGTCAGCGGCGGCCGCCGCCTCCCCGTCTGCGCACTTACAGCCGCCAGGAGGCTCGCCGCGCGTCGCTCGCCCCGGGATTACCTATACATCGACGCCGCGCTCAGAGGCGCCGAGGAGGAAGAGATGTTGATCCAGAGACAGACCTCCAGCCCTTCTACTCGACACATCGCCAGCCCCCTCACAATTGCTAACCCACACTAGACAGGGCGTTTGGCCCCCTGGAATGGCTGCCGTACATCTCGCTAGCCGCCGCGCTACCCGCCATAATGCCCATCCCCCTGACGCGTTGCTCCACCACAAGGCAACGGCCGCATTATGTCAAACCTCGCCGCACTGACGCTCACTGCCGCAGTCTACACACCGACACCGCTAGTAAGAGAAGCCGCGGTAGCTTCAATGATACAAACACGGCGAGCTATTCGATGTCAAGGGCCCTCACATAATCGCCTACATACTGAGTTGCCTCCCAATCCAACAGTACTTAAAAAGTTAGCTTATGAGCGCATCTTTGATGATAATATCTACGGCGATTGTGACGTACAGACGTAGCTGGGCGCTCAAATATTCCCTAAATTCGCTCTCTATCCAAACAAGACAACCCGACGAAGTTATCA
The sequence above is drawn from the Pyrobaculum ferrireducens genome and encodes:
- a CDS encoding LAGLIDADG family homing endonuclease; the encoded protein is MGNLGIDGLWHKGAINCAEEWRSYLSESCDDLITKLRQALMQVPRVISRGKRILFDYGDVKISTDGKVTILKVKGQNELATKLKKLKGTANISSDFKYSYLLGWLASDAYIEDIYVKVGTTQSWQLSKLTKLFNLVNIRIKGFSLTKKGLKPIVEIYWRLDTSWWSATVREAVSALNSNPLIQRAISAINSRIDVNNFLSDWNRRARRYVSASLLNKSERDFGAFMLGLIEGDGHVNEKYSYVSITIGDEKLAIILVALMWKFGFTPRIYRRRRYYLLNIYKRQLRKLVTIIPPELLTDSPKAEKLVKIGSFKWSFSVRKTSTSINVITSPKNQFQTYLTIEKLKEIGLTEKIHFTFAVPSPHKSGRVTIKHEGLRYLAYLAYRKNNKKAQNLLIYLKEQAHKTSAYHAINKIIEEGQRYSSRDLPEDITAEALIDGNKLRINIKPHNLTITFRIERKNTIVGEAPARKAVEERKHILEKLLGRDVPIKQHSFKLSGGDFRRLLEYKQLFDTMYKWYINTPFFHT
- a CDS encoding PaREP1 family protein, translating into MAVTISPPVAEVLKKAAGDKDLEEFLLTLVAERLDPPERIEAYLKLHEKFLREAEELYQKGDLLHAGEKYWGAVAALLNAIAEKRGWEHYSHRDYAVAINRLYRETRNRELVVGFSLAERLHANYYHNFMQKEEFELHREAVLRLVEKLKKFL
- a CDS encoding SPFH domain-containing protein, encoding MLLQAEIVWGIAALLIAVVVIAVVATSIRVVPEFMRLVVFRLGRLVGLRGPGLVFLIPVVDQAYPVDLREQVIDVTKQTCITKDNAPVDIDLLIYLKVVDPEKVITQVQNFKQAAVGIATTTLRAVVGDIELDEVLAKREYINSVLRAKLDEVTARWGVKVTAVEIREIIPPSTVQSAMVKQIAAERERRAMIAQADGEKQAAILRAEGQKQSAILQAEGERQAAILRAEGQAKALELLNEAASKLGPNALLLQYLEALKNMASSPSTKIVVPMELLSHLQHILKGER
- a CDS encoding NfeD family protein produces the protein MGRWLGLLLLLAAHAAAGGAAVALYLDGTVDGTAASLARSALAEAERLGVPLVVVLDTYGGFLGPMDQIVEMFLNAGVPVYAYVPEGAKAVSAGAFIAMAARRIYMAPTAEIGAAEPRPPDPKVVNYAAARMRSLASAKWNDSRVDVAESFVRQNRVLTGAEAVKLGIAEPPPPEGWSFAAVYRRDPLARLLNALSDPALISLMILLGVVLIGYELVAAGFQGVGVVGGVLLALALYLVGQLGADLLSLLLAMAGAALIVGEMVAGHGALAASGLALFALSLYFAGSGQPYYQSQGASYASAGLAAVGAVAVAYVGYKVRQALKRRPLDYRSQLMGARGVAKTEIGPGQPGVVYVAGEEWTAVSDEAVERGAEVVVVEVEGLTLKVKKVVK
- a CDS encoding cyclase family protein, encoding MYIDLTMELGPDTPVFPGYPKPAFIQWSKIDLHGYYSRVMYTPEHSATHVDSPAHFVPGARTVDQIPPEKFIGTFVALDFSDLPPRGQITLRAFEARLPRGADLGPGAVVLLRTGYDAYAGTDRWLEHPDISPELAEHLAKLGINAVGTDAPSPDHAPFEIHKILLAREVLIYENLTNLAAVVGKRGRFYGLPLKLAQGSGAPVRAIAEITPA